One genomic window of Comamonas serinivorans includes the following:
- the cas2e gene encoding type I-E CRISPR-associated endoribonuclease Cas2e has protein sequence MLVIVLENAPPRLRGRLAVWLLEVRAGVYVGQYSRRVREHIWSQVVEGIEGGNAVIAWSAKNEAGFEFKTLGKNRRMPVDFDGVQLVSFLPLPPADAL, from the coding sequence GGTCATCGTGCTTGAAAACGCGCCACCGCGCTTGCGCGGGCGGCTGGCGGTGTGGCTGTTGGAAGTCCGGGCCGGTGTCTATGTCGGCCAGTATTCGCGCCGCGTGCGCGAGCACATCTGGTCGCAGGTCGTTGAGGGCATCGAGGGCGGCAATGCAGTGATCGCGTGGTCGGCGAAGAACGAAGCTGGATTCGAGTTCAAGACCCTGGGCAAGAACCGCCGCATGCCGGTGGATTTCGATGGGGTGCAATTGGTGAGCTTTCTCCCATTGCCGCCTGCAGATGCTCTTTAA